Proteins from a genomic interval of Paenibacillus lentus:
- a CDS encoding Ig-like domain-containing protein, translating into MKTASAHRTRTILIIWLIAVLTIISPPILTASSKSIEAPIVEWEQKYDTFMKVHHVQGSGSGGYHLAGVTTRDVIHISKADPAGYLEQTHLFYLTADNGKRVTIKSASPTRDGGFLLIGEFPELFYFDFVPFVAKVNAAGELEWSREFTRDIGYADLYELKEDVDGSYIYTIVNTEEPMSIAVGKLNPDGSTIWEETLKYGTFSELWSMDKLSIERTPENEYFVAASKREKLELWRISESGEILWNKFLNNLKPSVVAQTQGGHYMIVSSDYHTDTILTYIDTAGETLWTRNLGMHGKVISAEQTRDGGYLIGTLKGVLKVNSEGAIQWIKTDWDRISRVILLEDNGVILLADYGRMIKLSAPSVSDQVQSIMFDSDSYNLSVGQRLDTVVTAVYGQSDLRNVSGQVMYASSDPSVVSIDAAGNITGLQLGEVTITAELSGLTASSIVYVNGSSPQASLLLDSNEYRLSVGQTLEVAVIYNSGEQSTVVTTDSVLISANSSIVTVDSDGNMIGVNKGRTTLTASYNGLEVTVAVDVY; encoded by the coding sequence ATGAAAACCGCATCCGCTCATCGAACTCGAACAATCTTGATCATTTGGCTTATTGCAGTTCTAACCATTATTTCTCCGCCGATATTAACAGCGTCTTCTAAGTCTATCGAAGCTCCTATTGTAGAATGGGAGCAGAAATACGATACTTTTATGAAGGTTCATCATGTTCAAGGCAGCGGAAGCGGCGGGTATCATTTGGCTGGAGTTACCACTAGAGATGTCATTCATATATCTAAAGCCGATCCGGCAGGTTATTTAGAGCAGACTCATCTATTTTATCTCACAGCAGATAATGGGAAACGAGTGACCATCAAGTCGGCAAGTCCGACTCGAGATGGTGGTTTTCTACTTATCGGGGAGTTTCCGGAGCTGTTCTATTTTGATTTCGTTCCTTTTGTGGCCAAGGTTAATGCGGCAGGAGAGCTTGAGTGGAGCAGGGAATTTACGAGAGACATAGGATATGCGGATTTATATGAACTCAAGGAAGACGTTGATGGCAGCTATATTTATACGATTGTCAACACCGAGGAACCGATGTCTATTGCTGTCGGCAAGCTGAATCCGGACGGCAGTACGATTTGGGAAGAGACCTTGAAATATGGAACATTCTCTGAATTGTGGAGCATGGATAAGTTATCTATTGAACGCACGCCTGAGAATGAATACTTTGTGGCAGCCAGTAAGCGTGAGAAATTAGAGCTTTGGAGAATCAGTGAATCAGGTGAAATTCTGTGGAATAAATTTTTGAATAACCTTAAGCCTTCCGTAGTTGCTCAGACTCAGGGCGGTCACTACATGATCGTCTCCTCCGATTATCACACGGATACGATTCTAACTTATATAGACACCGCTGGGGAGACGCTCTGGACACGTAATCTGGGCATGCACGGCAAGGTAATTTCAGCTGAACAAACCCGTGATGGGGGCTATTTGATAGGTACGCTTAAGGGAGTGCTTAAGGTGAATTCGGAAGGAGCAATACAATGGATTAAGACGGACTGGGATCGCATTAGCCGTGTTATTCTATTGGAGGATAATGGCGTTATATTGCTTGCGGATTATGGGAGAATGATCAAACTCTCTGCTCCTAGCGTATCTGATCAAGTCCAATCCATTATGTTTGATTCGGACAGCTATAATCTTAGTGTCGGTCAGAGATTGGATACTGTAGTGACGGCGGTCTATGGTCAAAGCGATCTGCGAAATGTGAGCGGACAAGTAATGTATGCCTCTTCCGATCCCTCCGTAGTGTCCATCGATGCAGCGGGGAACATCACTGGTTTGCAGCTTGGAGAGGTGACGATAACAGCCGAGCTATCCGGGTTAACGGCAAGTTCAATCGTATACGTTAATGGTAGTTCGCCTCAAGCTTCGCTTCTATTGGATTCCAACGAGTATCGCCTTTCTGTCGGTCAGACGTTAGAAGTTGCAGTGATCTACAATAGCGGAGAACAGAGTACGGTCGTTACCACTGACAGTGTCCTAATCTCAGCCAACTCATCGATTGTTACGGTAGATTCAGATGGGAATATGATCGGGGTGAACAAGGGACGAACAACGTTAACGGCTTCCTACAATGGTCTTGAAGTCACTGTGGCCGTTGACGTGTATTAA